One window of the Thermasporomyces composti genome contains the following:
- a CDS encoding ABC transporter substrate-binding protein: MRPSTSRTIQALAMGAAAALVLAACGGGTSDQGGSGGGDQPDKKAPLVFGTTEAFGTVDPAGSYDMPGWQLLYNTAQTLLTIPPGGTTPEPDAAEKCEFTDPTTYTCTLKKDLVFSDGSPLTSADVKFSFDRMLKIADPNGPSSIFADQLESTEAPDPQTVVFHLKFADATWPYRLATGAASIVPDEKYPADKLQPMGDDTIIGSGPYKITKYDPSQQIVLEPNENYKGDKKLANGQVLIQVYKDEASLKTAVESGDVHVAYRTLTPTLLADLEKNGASKGVRVVKGEGTGIQYLTFNTKNGPFAKKEVRQAVALLLDRQSIATQVYNDTVSPLYTMVPKGLPGHDEVFKTAYGDKPDPARARQLLQQAGVTTPVSVQLWYSPDHYGEASADMFAEIKRQLEADGLFKVELKSSNWEQYKRDYAAGAYDAWQLGWYPDFPDTDNYLSPFYATNNFIGDGYGYSNPRMDELLTKEKSETDPAQRQAAFEEIQKIAADEAPLIPLWQDNMIAAVRDGVTGVEETFDPLYTFRFWLVDTSKAK; encoded by the coding sequence CGACAAGAAAGCCCCCCTGGTCTTCGGGACGACCGAGGCGTTCGGCACGGTCGACCCCGCGGGCTCGTACGACATGCCCGGATGGCAGCTGCTCTACAACACCGCGCAGACGCTGCTGACGATTCCGCCGGGCGGTACCACGCCAGAGCCCGACGCCGCGGAGAAGTGCGAGTTCACCGATCCCACCACGTACACGTGCACGCTGAAGAAGGACTTGGTCTTCTCCGACGGCAGCCCGCTCACGAGCGCGGACGTGAAGTTCAGCTTCGACCGGATGCTGAAGATCGCCGACCCCAACGGCCCGTCCAGCATCTTCGCCGACCAGCTGGAGTCCACGGAGGCGCCTGACCCGCAGACCGTGGTCTTCCACCTGAAGTTCGCCGACGCGACGTGGCCGTACCGGCTGGCCACGGGCGCCGCCTCGATCGTGCCGGACGAGAAGTACCCGGCCGACAAGCTGCAGCCCATGGGCGACGACACGATCATCGGTTCCGGGCCGTACAAGATCACCAAGTACGACCCGTCCCAGCAGATCGTGCTGGAGCCCAACGAGAACTACAAGGGCGACAAGAAGCTCGCCAACGGCCAGGTGCTCATCCAGGTCTACAAGGACGAGGCGAGCTTGAAGACCGCCGTGGAAAGCGGTGACGTCCACGTGGCCTACCGGACCTTGACGCCGACTCTGCTCGCCGACCTGGAGAAGAACGGCGCGTCCAAGGGCGTTCGCGTCGTCAAGGGTGAGGGCACCGGTATCCAGTACCTCACGTTCAACACGAAGAACGGCCCCTTCGCCAAAAAGGAGGTCCGCCAGGCGGTCGCGCTCCTGCTGGACCGGCAGTCCATCGCCACGCAGGTCTACAACGACACGGTGAGCCCGCTCTACACCATGGTTCCCAAGGGCCTGCCCGGGCACGACGAGGTGTTCAAGACCGCCTACGGTGACAAGCCCGACCCGGCCAGGGCTCGGCAGCTCCTGCAGCAGGCGGGTGTGACGACGCCCGTCAGCGTCCAGCTCTGGTACAGCCCTGACCACTACGGCGAGGCGTCGGCCGACATGTTCGCCGAGATCAAGCGGCAGCTGGAGGCCGACGGCCTGTTCAAGGTCGAGCTGAAGTCGTCGAACTGGGAGCAGTACAAGCGCGACTACGCCGCCGGCGCCTACGACGCCTGGCAGCTGGGCTGGTACCCGGACTTCCCCGACACCGACAACTACCTCTCGCCGTTCTACGCCACCAACAACTTCATCGGCGACGGCTACGGGTACTCCAACCCGAGGATGGACGAGCTGCTGACGAAGGAGAAGTCCGAGACCGACCCCGCGCAGCGGCAGGCGGCCTTCGAGGAGATCCAGAAGATCGCCGCTGACGAGGCGCCGCTCATCCCGCTGTGGCAGGACAACATGATCGCGGCCGTCCGCGACGGGGTCACCGGAGTCGAGGAGACCTTCGACCCGCTCTACACCTTCCGCTTCTGGCTCGTCGACACGAGCAAGGCGAAGTAG
- a CDS encoding ABC transporter permease, whose amino-acid sequence MTARTGSLRRYLAVRLALVVPNVLVLLTLVFLLLRVAPGDPVSAALGGRLPPEELARRRAAGGYDDPILVQYWNYLSHVVRGDLGTAVSDNRPVSDILAVNGAATLTLAVAALIVALTIGIPLGLIAARYRNTWLDVVIRVFGVLTYAAPVFFVGIIAIIVFTGALGLLPPGQQASPIAQATVPSVTNIFLLDAALAGNWDAFNDGLLHLVMPAVTLGLLLTGVFIRLIRVNVAQTLRDDYVEAARARGIAERRVVLHHAFRNALAPFVTVLGIQMAMLLGGAILTETTFSWPGIGSQLVQYINARDYIAVQGIMTIFALVVVAISVLIDVVNALIDPRVRY is encoded by the coding sequence ATGACGGCCCGAACAGGCTCGCTACGGCGTTACCTCGCCGTACGCCTGGCTCTGGTGGTCCCCAACGTTCTCGTCCTCCTGACGCTCGTGTTCCTCCTGCTGCGGGTGGCTCCCGGAGATCCCGTCTCGGCCGCCCTGGGCGGACGGTTGCCGCCGGAGGAACTGGCACGCCGGCGCGCGGCGGGTGGATACGACGACCCGATCCTCGTGCAGTACTGGAACTACCTCAGCCACGTGGTGCGGGGCGACCTCGGGACAGCCGTCAGCGACAACCGACCTGTCAGCGACATCCTGGCGGTCAACGGCGCGGCGACGTTGACCCTCGCGGTTGCCGCGTTGATCGTCGCGTTGACGATCGGGATCCCGCTCGGACTCATCGCGGCCAGGTACCGCAACACCTGGCTCGACGTCGTCATCCGCGTCTTCGGGGTCTTGACCTATGCCGCGCCTGTCTTCTTCGTCGGGATCATCGCGATCATCGTCTTCACCGGAGCCCTCGGTCTGCTACCACCTGGGCAACAGGCCAGTCCAATCGCGCAGGCCACGGTTCCGTCGGTGACGAATATCTTCCTGCTCGACGCGGCACTCGCCGGCAACTGGGACGCGTTCAACGACGGCCTGCTACACCTGGTCATGCCGGCGGTCACCCTCGGCCTACTGCTCACCGGTGTCTTCATCCGGCTCATCCGAGTCAACGTCGCCCAGACCTTGCGGGACGACTACGTGGAGGCGGCACGAGCGCGGGGCATCGCCGAGCGTCGGGTCGTTCTCCACCACGCGTTCCGCAACGCCCTGGCGCCGTTCGTCACCGTGCTCGGCATCCAGATGGCGATGCTGCTCGGCGGAGCGATCCTCACCGAGACGACCTTCAGCTGGCCGGGCATCGGGTCACAGCTCGTGCAGTACATCAACGCTCGTGACTACATCGCCGTCCAAGGCATCATGACGATCTTCGCGCTCGTCGTGGTCGCCATCAGTGTGCTCATCGACGTCGTCAACGCCCTCATCGACCCGAGGGTGAGGTACTGA
- a CDS encoding ABC transporter permease, which translates to MAITPTVDAGTLHGPSERRSLLRRVGYVVATPYRQSAGIARWMLVAGTAVTAFIALVAILAPVIAPYDFNQVTDENGTRFPKQAPPSAEHWFGTNVQTYDVFSRVVWGARTELKVVLLSLTFTIVVGVVLGLISGFVGGWLDRTLVLVMDALFAFPYLLLAIVVAFLLSDKIGGGIASAAAAITAVYIPQYFRVVRNSTASAKQATYVEAARALGAPPAVLMSRYLFTNVIQSVPVIATLNAADAVGTLAALGFLGYGIQPTEAAEWGYDLNRAVDDATSGIWWTGVFPGLAIVLLVMALTFMGEGLNETLNPTLRVRRLLPVELPPRQRSSTEGGSR; encoded by the coding sequence ATGGCCATCACACCGACGGTGGACGCGGGCACCCTCCACGGCCCGTCCGAACGCAGGTCCTTGCTGCGGCGCGTGGGGTACGTCGTCGCGACGCCCTACCGGCAGTCGGCCGGCATCGCTCGGTGGATGCTCGTCGCCGGCACCGCCGTCACGGCGTTCATCGCGCTGGTCGCCATCCTCGCGCCGGTCATCGCCCCCTACGACTTCAACCAGGTGACCGACGAGAACGGCACGAGGTTCCCCAAGCAGGCGCCGCCGTCCGCCGAGCACTGGTTCGGCACGAACGTCCAGACCTACGACGTCTTCTCCCGCGTGGTGTGGGGTGCTCGGACCGAGCTCAAGGTCGTCCTGCTCTCCTTGACCTTCACGATCGTCGTGGGTGTCGTCCTGGGGCTGATCTCCGGCTTCGTCGGTGGTTGGCTCGACCGAACGCTCGTGCTGGTCATGGACGCGTTGTTCGCGTTCCCCTACCTACTGCTCGCCATCGTGGTGGCGTTCCTGCTATCGGACAAGATCGGGGGAGGCATCGCCTCGGCGGCCGCCGCGATCACCGCGGTCTACATCCCGCAGTACTTCCGCGTCGTCCGGAACAGCACCGCCAGCGCCAAGCAAGCCACCTACGTGGAGGCCGCCCGCGCGCTCGGAGCCCCACCGGCCGTCCTTATGTCCCGCTACCTGTTCACCAACGTCATCCAGAGCGTGCCGGTGATCGCCACGCTGAATGCCGCGGACGCGGTGGGAACGCTGGCGGCCTTGGGGTTCCTCGGCTACGGCATCCAGCCGACGGAGGCCGCCGAGTGGGGTTACGACCTCAACCGCGCCGTCGACGACGCCACCTCGGGCATCTGGTGGACCGGGGTGTTTCCCGGCCTGGCGATCGTGCTGCTCGTGATGGCGCTGACTTTCATGGGCGAGGGTCTCAACGAGACGCTCAACCCCACGCTGCGGGTCCGTCGCCTGCTGCCAGTCGAGCTCCCGCCGCGGCAGCGCTCGTCGACCGAAGGAGGCTCGCGATGA
- a CDS encoding ABC transporter ATP-binding protein, translating to MTSSTLGTDPRDSHALGPADEPVLSVRDLRVWYGSERGAVRAVDGVSFDLRPGQTLGLVGESGCGKSTLGRGILGILPPGAKADGEILFRGNDLLKAGPRQLEKLRGPELGMIFQEPLTRLNPLMRISEHFEETLRTHEPQLSKDEVRRRSIDTLRRMGIPPSRYHAYPHEFSGGMRQRIMIALALVLRPAFIVADEPTTALDVLVEAQIIRILADLRRSFNTSLLLITHNLGIVAEACDRVAVMYAGHIVEEGDAREVFSRPQHPYTRELLRSTISLRTTGLHYIPGAPPDLVAPPSGCAFHPRCPDAMRVCRRRDPLDVTTSAGGRVACWLHAPSDQLSREDTEPLVREEISSADEA from the coding sequence ATGACGTCCTCGACGCTCGGAACCGATCCGCGCGACTCGCACGCCCTCGGTCCCGCGGACGAGCCGGTGCTGTCCGTACGCGACCTGCGAGTCTGGTACGGCAGCGAGCGGGGCGCCGTCCGAGCCGTCGACGGGGTCTCGTTCGACCTACGGCCCGGCCAGACGCTCGGGCTGGTGGGGGAGTCCGGTTGCGGCAAGTCGACGCTCGGCCGCGGCATCCTCGGCATCCTGCCTCCCGGGGCCAAAGCGGACGGCGAGATCCTCTTCCGCGGAAACGACCTCCTCAAGGCCGGGCCACGCCAGCTCGAGAAGCTGCGCGGACCCGAGCTCGGCATGATCTTCCAGGAGCCGTTGACTCGGCTGAACCCGCTCATGCGGATCTCCGAGCACTTCGAGGAGACCCTCCGCACGCATGAGCCCCAGCTGAGCAAGGACGAGGTTCGTCGCCGGTCCATCGACACCCTCCGCCGGATGGGCATCCCGCCGTCGCGGTACCACGCCTATCCCCACGAGTTCTCCGGTGGGATGCGGCAACGCATCATGATCGCGTTGGCGCTCGTGCTCCGACCGGCGTTCATCGTCGCCGACGAGCCGACCACGGCGCTCGACGTGCTCGTCGAGGCACAGATCATCCGGATCCTGGCCGACCTGCGTCGCAGCTTCAACACCTCGCTGCTGCTCATCACCCACAACCTCGGCATCGTCGCCGAGGCCTGCGACCGGGTCGCGGTGATGTACGCCGGGCACATCGTGGAGGAGGGGGACGCCCGCGAGGTCTTCTCTCGACCGCAGCACCCCTACACACGGGAGCTGCTGCGCTCGACGATCTCGCTGCGCACCACCGGCTTGCACTACATCCCCGGTGCGCCACCGGACCTCGTGGCGCCACCGTCCGGGTGCGCTTTCCATCCCCGCTGCCCGGACGCCATGCGGGTCTGCCGTCGACGGGACCCGCTGGACGTCACGACGTCGGCCGGTGGGCGGGTGGCGTGTTGGCTCCACGCGCCATCAGACCAGCTCAGCCGGGAGGACACCGAACCTCTGGTCCGGGAGGAGATCAGCAGTGCCGACGAAGCCTGA
- a CDS encoding ABC transporter ATP-binding protein → MPTKPEPASRTAVAPAPSGVEITRPADILMDVRDLQVHYALRGSSFGRLLGAGGGVVKAVDGVTFQLRRGEVLGLVGESGSGKTTLGRALLGLVRPTGGQIRYDGQDLARMSERRLRPLRRNLQMVFQDPAAALNPSMDIETAVGDPLRIHKLARSASERRARVAEALERVGLTPVERFLSKYPSDLSGGQKQRAVLARAIVMGPELLVADEPVSMLDMSVRAKILELMLDLKRDLDLTYVYITHDLASAKFFCDRVAIMYLGRIVEIGPTEEIFTAPKHPYTQALLRAVPDPDPNATVPRDIPRGEVPDAAAPPLGCSFHPRCPKAFERCGWETRDLRAVLEQHWLTLDETRYEAERKTIGNLDSLDTPGHTARLTPGRGRQAADVAALVERLRQSNPDEPLWRGVRRVETDDGGVTVEFHQGEDPRLRPADGVDVACHLY, encoded by the coding sequence GTGCCGACGAAGCCTGAGCCTGCGTCGCGAACCGCGGTGGCTCCAGCGCCCTCCGGCGTCGAGATCACGCGACCCGCCGACATCCTCATGGACGTCCGTGACCTCCAGGTCCACTACGCGTTGCGCGGCAGCTCCTTCGGCCGACTGCTCGGCGCGGGTGGTGGGGTCGTCAAGGCCGTCGATGGCGTGACGTTCCAGCTGCGCCGTGGTGAGGTCCTCGGGCTCGTGGGAGAGTCCGGCAGCGGCAAGACCACGCTGGGCAGGGCGCTCCTCGGCCTCGTGCGTCCGACCGGCGGCCAGATCCGCTACGACGGACAGGACCTGGCCCGGATGTCGGAGCGCCGACTCCGGCCACTGCGCCGCAACTTGCAGATGGTGTTCCAGGACCCGGCGGCGGCACTCAACCCATCCATGGACATCGAGACCGCCGTCGGCGACCCGCTCCGGATCCACAAGCTCGCCCGGAGCGCGAGCGAACGCCGCGCCCGCGTCGCTGAGGCGCTGGAACGTGTCGGTCTCACGCCCGTCGAACGGTTCCTCAGCAAGTATCCGAGCGACCTGTCGGGTGGGCAGAAGCAACGCGCGGTCTTGGCTCGCGCCATCGTGATGGGACCCGAGTTGCTCGTGGCTGATGAACCGGTCTCCATGCTCGACATGAGTGTGCGGGCGAAGATTCTCGAGCTCATGCTCGACCTCAAGCGCGATCTCGACCTCACGTACGTCTACATCACGCACGACCTGGCGAGCGCGAAGTTCTTCTGCGACCGTGTCGCCATCATGTACCTCGGACGGATCGTCGAGATCGGGCCGACCGAGGAGATCTTCACCGCCCCGAAGCACCCCTATACCCAGGCGCTCCTGCGGGCGGTGCCCGATCCTGACCCCAATGCCACCGTGCCGCGCGACATTCCTCGGGGTGAGGTGCCCGACGCCGCGGCGCCGCCGCTCGGCTGCTCCTTCCACCCGCGCTGCCCCAAGGCGTTCGAACGGTGCGGGTGGGAGACCCGCGACCTGCGGGCAGTGTTGGAGCAGCACTGGCTGACCCTGGACGAGACGCGCTACGAGGCCGAGCGCAAGACGATCGGCAACCTCGACAGCCTCGACACACCCGGACACACGGCGCGTCTCACACCCGGCAGGGGGCGTCAGGCCGCGGACGTCGCCGCCCTCGTCGAGCGTCTCCGCCAGTCCAACCCCGACGAGCCGCTGTGGCGGGGTGTCCGGCGGGTCGAGACCGACGACGGTGGCGTGACCGTGGAGTTCCACCAGGGCGAGGACCCGCGCCTGCGGCCGGCGGACGGCGTCGACGTCGCCTGCCACCTGTACTGA